The following proteins come from a genomic window of Companilactobacillus pabuli:
- a CDS encoding FAD-dependent oxidoreductase → MKVSIVGCTHAGTFSAMNILKEHPDWEVSVFERNDNLSFLSCGIALWVSDRVSDPNKMFYASPEALTELGAHMHMQHDVTNIDFDNKKLAVKNLVSGETFEQDYDKLVITTGSAPVIPPIPGIDSSRVMLCKNWTNANELKENAKDIKSAIVIGAGYIGAELAEGYATLGKETTLIDALPHVLGKNLDPNMSAVAEKDYLDNGVKLGMGEKVQSFEETDHSVIVKTDKNTYEADIAVMCVGFRPNTKMFADEFETLPNGALIVDKYMHTSKEDVFSAGDAASVHYNPTGDNQYIPLATNSVRQGILVGKNIEKDTEAYMGTQASSAVELFGRTYAASGLTKEHAEVLGKKVDSVSLEDNYRPEFMLTTTPVLMNLVWDPETREILGGALTSMYDVSQSANLLSLAIQKKVTIDELSMVDFLFQPNFDKPVNYVSALAGAAVEKADK, encoded by the coding sequence ATGAAGGTAAGTATCGTAGGTTGTACACATGCAGGAACTTTTTCAGCAATGAATATTTTGAAGGAACATCCAGATTGGGAAGTTTCCGTTTTTGAAAGAAATGATAATCTTTCTTTCCTATCATGTGGAATCGCACTTTGGGTAAGTGACCGTGTTTCAGATCCTAACAAGATGTTTTATGCTAGTCCCGAAGCTTTGACAGAACTTGGTGCACACATGCACATGCAACATGATGTTACAAATATTGACTTCGATAATAAGAAATTAGCCGTTAAAAATCTAGTTAGTGGGGAAACTTTCGAGCAAGATTATGATAAGTTGGTCATTACTACTGGCTCAGCTCCAGTTATCCCTCCAATTCCAGGTATTGATTCAAGCCGCGTAATGCTTTGCAAGAATTGGACTAATGCCAATGAATTGAAAGAAAATGCTAAAGACATCAAGAGTGCTATCGTTATTGGTGCTGGTTACATCGGTGCTGAACTAGCTGAAGGTTATGCAACTCTTGGTAAAGAAACTACTTTGATTGATGCTTTACCACACGTTTTAGGTAAGAACCTTGACCCTAACATGTCTGCTGTTGCCGAAAAAGATTATCTCGACAATGGTGTAAAACTTGGCATGGGCGAAAAAGTTCAGTCATTTGAAGAAACAGATCATAGTGTAATTGTAAAAACTGATAAAAATACTTATGAAGCTGATATTGCTGTTATGTGTGTTGGCTTCCGTCCTAATACAAAGATGTTCGCTGACGAATTTGAAACTTTGCCAAACGGTGCTTTGATTGTGGATAAATACATGCACACAAGTAAAGAAGACGTCTTCTCAGCTGGTGATGCAGCATCTGTTCACTACAATCCAACAGGCGACAACCAATATATTCCTTTGGCAACTAATTCAGTTCGTCAAGGTATCTTGGTTGGTAAGAATATCGAAAAAGATACTGAAGCTTATATGGGAACACAAGCTAGTTCAGCGGTTGAACTATTCGGCAGAACTTATGCTGCCAGTGGTTTGACTAAAGAACACGCTGAAGTTCTAGGTAAGAAAGTTGATAGTGTATCTCTAGAAGACAACTATCGTCCAGAGTTCATGTTGACAACTACTCCTGTTTTGATGAACCTCGTATGGGATCCAGAAACAAGAGAAATTCTCGGTGGTGCTTTGACAAGCATGTATGATGTATCGCAATCAGCTAACCTCTTGTCATTAGCAATTCAAAAGAAAGTTACGATCGATGAGTTGTCCATGGTTGACTTCTTGTTCCAACCTAACTTCGACAAACCAGTTAACTACGTCAGTGCCTTAGCTGGAGCTGCTGTAGAAAAAGCTGATAAATAA
- a CDS encoding NAD(P)H-dependent oxidoreductase — protein sequence MKLVGIAGSIADQSYNRTLLNFIAKHFTGLIDVDVLDINEVPMFNQDDDQTNSPVIQNLCKKISAADGVIIATPEHNHTVPAALKNVIEWLSYEVHPFDGKPVMIVGASYHTQGSSRAQLHLRQILEAPGVNAVVLPGNEFLLGDVKTAFDENGDLKDQRTVDFLQTTLQNFIKFAKVINLISQSNGYQDEDLSAKKGTDTTIQGIDMNDDDWLDKAAKKVNAVEGGTYVKLDSGLLTVDQLNYFLKTMPVELTYVDENNQFIYYNKVGKAEDMLAKRVPAQVGDALDKVHPNIERVMKHVKQVIYDLRSGKTDLVSMPVPGGDENHHVMHYYKAMHDENDNYKGVNEWAVDIKPIVDQYLQQTGQKLVPDPNAKLDATSGASKDESKSAVDANSGASESAEEPAVKPEVEVDATSSASKN from the coding sequence AATCGACGTCGATGTCTTGGATATCAATGAAGTACCAATGTTCAACCAAGATGATGACCAAACAAATAGCCCCGTTATTCAAAATCTTTGCAAGAAAATTTCAGCTGCTGATGGTGTTATCATTGCTACTCCTGAACACAATCACACTGTTCCTGCAGCCTTGAAGAACGTTATCGAATGGCTATCTTATGAAGTACATCCTTTCGACGGCAAACCCGTTATGATTGTCGGAGCTTCATACCATACTCAAGGGTCATCACGTGCCCAATTACATTTGAGACAAATTCTTGAAGCACCTGGTGTTAATGCGGTTGTCTTGCCTGGTAATGAATTTTTGCTAGGTGACGTTAAAACTGCTTTTGACGAAAATGGTGACTTGAAGGATCAAAGAACAGTTGATTTCTTACAAACTACTTTGCAAAACTTTATCAAATTTGCCAAAGTTATCAACTTGATTAGTCAATCAAACGGCTATCAAGACGAAGACCTTTCTGCTAAAAAAGGAACTGACACAACTATTCAAGGTATCGACATGAACGACGATGACTGGTTGGACAAAGCTGCTAAGAAAGTCAATGCCGTTGAAGGTGGCACTTATGTCAAATTAGACAGTGGTTTGTTGACAGTTGATCAATTGAACTACTTCTTAAAGACTATGCCAGTTGAATTGACTTACGTTGATGAAAATAATCAATTTATTTATTACAACAAAGTTGGCAAAGCTGAAGATATGTTAGCTAAACGTGTTCCTGCTCAAGTCGGAGATGCTTTAGATAAGGTTCACCCTAATATCGAACGCGTTATGAAACACGTTAAACAAGTTATCTATGACTTGAGAAGTGGTAAGACTGATTTAGTTTCAATGCCAGTACCTGGTGGTGACGAAAATCATCACGTAATGCACTATTACAAAGCAATGCATGATGAAAATGACAATTACAAAGGTGTTAACGAATGGGCTGTTGATATCAAACCAATCGTTGACCAATACTTACAACAAACTGGTCAAAAACTAGTCCCAGATCCAAACGCTAAGTTGGATGCTACATCTGGTGCTTCGAAAGATGAAAGTAAATCAGCAGTTGATGCAAACTCTGGCGCTTCAGAATCAGCTGAAGAACCTGCTGTTAAACCTGAAGTAGAAGTAGACGCTACATCTAGTGCTTCTAAAAATTAG
- a CDS encoding YfhO family protein, producing the protein MLKRHVRYYLGAFFLNFVIISVIFAYFKLVPFGSNNFLSSDLGTQYLTFLTELRRQLTSGNLHFYLFSQSLGDNFFPVMSYYLLSPFNLLLVFFSPMGIPAAANIIIMLKISSMGVAMAYFLKEYSQKIKFTNYIFTLAYSFCGFVASYFYDLMWLDALIMLPLVAIGVMRVIKEQKYLLYYCSILLAIIFNYYLGYMLCIFSLCFFIYTGFENNLFRQNNKWKIIRNYLITSVLAGLSSAVVLLPTLVGMMKTGKTSFNVMNYLPSARFGLEALTELGIGGNTFEQRLEHGPSVFMTSTILILLLAYFFSPRVNNKDKQNSTFLLGILLISMFVTTFNTVWHMFQNPAGFPFRNSFIFSFVCIFIAYKAFEAGVFKDKSTIIKSTCVAGILLCIGYSTEWLLPKIIERLGFAIPDNNYNGYFFWLSIICIIISGVILLVLNSNKKFFGLLMLIMMFEIVANFNSVISTAGLGNQLVYREEFKKENNILADVKARSHLGHRIIVSKSGLNKAFPEKYNNYNDPILFNINGLSLYSSTLNQKTLEMMNNLGYYSINVRRISYFGGTNLTNALLGVYYRVRQWDNHYYVEENYNAPSLGFMVNKDVYGYKMKNGHALDNQDRLWQALNGNSTEYLKNATLNSMQQTTTEGKTLYTYQMTTRASGPLYFYKTPLNYDKTKIYVDGKRVKTSNMNVYKAATLRLGHFKKNQKVQVKILTKKIFDLNPEYFQSLDQPKFLKSLYKFQDNSLKISSDLNHDTVRGTINVEKAGPMLFSIPYDDGWSATVDGQKVKLHQVVDNLMAIDLDKGQHKVELNYQVPGLKIGWIVSVVSVILFISFELLNYRTKKYN; encoded by the coding sequence ATGCTTAAACGTCATGTCCGGTATTATCTTGGAGCGTTTTTTCTTAATTTCGTTATTATTTCGGTTATTTTTGCGTATTTTAAATTAGTGCCTTTTGGTAGTAACAATTTCTTGAGTAGTGACTTGGGAACGCAATATCTGACTTTTTTAACTGAATTGCGGCGTCAGTTAACATCTGGTAATCTGCATTTTTACTTGTTCAGTCAGTCACTAGGGGATAATTTCTTTCCTGTTATGAGCTATTATTTATTGTCACCCTTTAATTTGTTATTGGTCTTTTTTAGTCCAATGGGGATTCCGGCAGCGGCAAATATTATTATCATGCTGAAGATTTCTTCAATGGGCGTGGCAATGGCTTACTTCTTGAAAGAATACTCACAAAAGATTAAATTTACCAATTATATTTTTACTCTAGCTTATAGTTTTTGTGGATTCGTAGCGTCATACTTTTATGATTTGATGTGGCTGGATGCCTTAATAATGTTACCTTTGGTAGCGATAGGCGTTATGCGGGTCATAAAAGAGCAAAAATATCTTCTATATTATTGTTCAATTTTATTGGCCATTATCTTCAACTATTACTTAGGATATATGCTTTGTATTTTTTCATTATGTTTCTTTATTTATACAGGATTTGAGAATAATCTCTTCCGTCAAAATAATAAGTGGAAGATTATTAGAAATTATTTGATCACTTCAGTTTTGGCTGGTTTGAGTTCAGCAGTCGTCTTATTACCAACCTTGGTCGGCATGATGAAAACGGGTAAGACTTCCTTTAATGTTATGAATTATTTGCCATCGGCTCGCTTTGGTTTGGAAGCTTTGACGGAATTAGGAATCGGTGGGAATACTTTTGAACAGCGATTAGAACACGGCCCGTCAGTTTTTATGACCTCGACAATTCTAATTTTGTTGTTGGCATACTTCTTTAGTCCTCGAGTTAATAATAAAGATAAACAAAATTCTACATTCTTGTTAGGGATTTTGCTGATCAGCATGTTTGTGACAACATTCAATACTGTTTGGCATATGTTTCAAAATCCAGCTGGTTTCCCATTTAGAAATAGCTTTATTTTTTCATTCGTATGTATTTTTATTGCCTATAAAGCTTTTGAGGCTGGTGTTTTCAAAGATAAGTCGACAATTATTAAATCCACTTGTGTAGCAGGGATTTTACTCTGCATTGGCTATTCGACGGAATGGCTGTTGCCAAAGATTATTGAGCGACTTGGTTTTGCAATTCCAGATAATAATTACAATGGTTATTTCTTCTGGCTAAGTATTATTTGTATCATTATCTCCGGTGTGATTTTGCTAGTTCTTAATAGTAATAAAAAGTTCTTCGGCTTGTTGATGCTGATAATGATGTTTGAAATTGTGGCTAATTTTAATTCGGTTATCAGTACTGCGGGATTAGGTAATCAATTAGTTTATCGAGAGGAATTTAAGAAAGAAAATAATATCCTAGCTGATGTGAAGGCAAGAAGTCATTTGGGACATCGAATAATTGTCTCCAAATCTGGTTTGAATAAGGCCTTTCCGGAAAAATACAACAATTATAATGATCCGATTTTGTTCAACATCAACGGGTTAAGTCTGTATAGCTCCACTTTGAATCAAAAGACTCTGGAAATGATGAATAACTTGGGCTACTACAGTATCAATGTTCGCCGTATCAGTTATTTTGGTGGGACAAATTTGACCAATGCCTTGCTGGGCGTTTATTATCGAGTCCGTCAGTGGGATAATCATTATTACGTCGAAGAAAATTATAATGCACCATCATTAGGTTTCATGGTCAATAAAGATGTCTATGGATACAAGATGAAAAATGGTCACGCTTTGGATAACCAGGATCGTTTATGGCAGGCTTTGAATGGCAATAGTACCGAATATTTAAAAAATGCTACACTCAATAGCATGCAACAGACGACGACTGAAGGTAAAACGCTCTATACGTATCAAATGACTACTCGTGCTAGTGGTCCATTGTACTTTTATAAAACGCCGTTAAATTACGACAAAACTAAGATTTATGTTGATGGCAAGCGTGTCAAAACTAGTAATATGAATGTTTATAAGGCAGCTACATTGCGTTTGGGGCATTTTAAGAAGAATCAAAAAGTTCAAGTAAAGATTTTGACGAAGAAGATATTTGATTTGAATCCTGAATACTTCCAATCATTGGATCAACCGAAATTCTTAAAGTCCTTGTATAAATTCCAAGATAATTCCTTGAAAATCAGTTCTGACCTGAATCACGATACTGTTCGTGGAACCATCAATGTCGAAAAAGCAGGGCCAATGTTGTTCAGTATTCCTTACGATGATGGTTGGAGTGCCACAGTCGATGGTCAGAAAGTCAAACTTCATCAAGTGGTCGATAACTTAATGGCGATTGATTTAGACAAGGGACAACATAAAGTTGAATTGAACTATCAAGTACCAGGGCTTAAAATTGGTTGGATAGTTTCAGTTGTGTCAGTTATTTTGTTTATCAGTTTTGAATTATTAAATTATAGAACTAAAAAATATAATTAA